A genomic stretch from Bradyrhizobium quebecense includes:
- a CDS encoding glycerol-3-phosphate dehydrogenase, which translates to MADCDVAIIGGGLNGTSIARDAAGRGLRVILLEQGDLGSGASQASPRLVHGDLAGLERREFFRVRRALRERDVWLRIAPHLVRPARFAIPAHADERPPWQLRSLLLLYERLASRSGLPRSTTLDVTHHPVGNALKRPFGTAFEYSDCVVDDSRLVVLNAVDAAARGADIRTGARVTRAERGETWRLVAIDRGYRRVITARSLVNATGAWTASVADTVLRVPAPPLATVQISQIVVRRLFDCDNVYAFQNSDGQLIFASPYERDFTLIGSVSHAFKGDPAIVAMGVREVAYLCDAANRYFREQITPADVLRTISGANSVVAPARRRSSDGAASLDFRRGKAPLLTIFGGDVTTSRRRAERAVSEFTRFYPMTPRWTATVPLPGGEFAWQRFETEVDIARDRWRFLGEDEARRLVAAYGLNVKDILGEAKQKVDLGPAFGPELTGAEVRYLMHKEWARFPDDILWRRSKLGLTMPQADQDALAAFMAKLD; encoded by the coding sequence ATGGCGGACTGTGACGTCGCGATCATCGGCGGTGGGCTGAACGGCACGAGCATTGCGCGTGATGCGGCCGGCCGCGGCCTGCGCGTGATCCTGCTGGAGCAGGGCGATCTCGGCTCCGGCGCGTCGCAGGCCTCGCCGCGGCTGGTCCATGGCGATCTGGCCGGGCTGGAGCGGCGGGAGTTCTTCCGCGTCCGTCGGGCGCTCAGGGAACGCGACGTCTGGCTGCGCATCGCGCCGCATCTGGTGCGGCCGGCGCGCTTTGCGATCCCGGCGCATGCCGACGAGCGGCCGCCGTGGCAATTGCGGTCGTTGCTGCTGCTCTATGAGCGTTTGGCCTCGCGCAGCGGCCTGCCGCGCTCGACGACGCTGGATGTCACCCACCATCCGGTCGGCAATGCGTTGAAGCGGCCGTTCGGAACCGCGTTCGAATATTCCGACTGCGTTGTCGACGATTCGCGGCTCGTCGTGCTCAACGCGGTCGATGCCGCGGCGCGCGGCGCCGATATTCGCACCGGCGCGCGCGTGACCCGGGCCGAGCGCGGCGAGACCTGGCGGCTGGTCGCGATCGACCGCGGCTATCGGCGGGTGATCACGGCGCGGTCGCTGGTCAACGCGACCGGTGCGTGGACCGCGTCCGTCGCCGACACCGTGTTGCGCGTGCCGGCGCCACCGCTTGCGACCGTGCAGATCAGCCAGATCGTGGTGCGCCGCCTGTTCGACTGCGACAACGTCTATGCGTTCCAGAACTCCGACGGACAATTGATCTTCGCCAGCCCCTATGAGCGCGACTTCACCCTGATCGGCAGTGTCAGTCATGCCTTCAAGGGCGATCCCGCCATTGTCGCGATGGGCGTGCGCGAAGTGGCCTATCTCTGCGACGCGGCCAATCGCTATTTTCGCGAGCAGATCACCCCGGCCGATGTGCTGCGAACGATTTCCGGCGCCAATTCCGTCGTCGCTCCCGCGCGCCGGCGCAGCAGCGATGGCGCCGCATCGCTCGACTTCAGGCGCGGCAAGGCACCGCTGCTCACTATCTTCGGCGGCGATGTCACCACCTCGCGGCGCCGTGCCGAGCGGGCGGTGTCGGAGTTCACGCGGTTCTATCCGATGACGCCGCGCTGGACCGCAACCGTGCCGCTGCCGGGCGGCGAATTCGCGTGGCAGCGCTTCGAGACCGAGGTCGACATCGCGCGCGACCGCTGGCGCTTCCTGGGCGAGGACGAGGCGCGGCGGCTGGTGGCCGCCTACGGGCTGAACGTGAAGGATATCCTGGGCGAGGCGAAGCAGAAGGTCGATCTCGGTCCGGCCTTCGGTCCGGAACTGACTGGAGCTGAGGTGCGCTACCTCATGCACAAGGAATGGGCGCGCTTTCCCGACGATATCCTGTGGCGCCGCTCCAAGCTCGGCCTGACCATGCCGCAAGCCGATCAGGATGCGCTCGCGGCGTTCATGGCGAAGCTGGATTGA
- a CDS encoding ABC-F family ATP-binding cassette domain-containing protein: MTLINVRNLGVTLNAPLFSELNFVVNAGDRIGLVAANGRGKSTLLRCIAGSMEPNEGDITRSRGLTVGHVEQDAPPRLLDTPFHAAVLEAVPGEQRAGEGWRVDVALQSLDVPEELWARSLKQLSGGWLRLALLARVLVTEPDVLLLDEPTNHLDLAKISRLEAWLNTLPREMPVVIASHDRAFLDATTNRTLFLRPERSQLFLLPYTAARAALDEFDASDERRFQRDMKAVRQLRQQAAKLNNLGINSGSDLLLSKTKQLKQRAEKLEETAKPAHVERSAGTIRLANRDTHAKVLIRLNNAAIATPDGRPLFRTGQQFICKGDRIALLGPNGAGKTRFVAALRLAIEDAEAAPAEIRATESLVLGYCDQALADLADSDTPMRMLTRRFEVGDQRARGLLAGAGLSIEMQGRPIGRLSGGQKARLGMLMLRLTQPNFYLLDEPTNHLDIEGQEALEEELMEQQASCLLVSHDRQLVRTVANRFWVIEGKKLIEADGPEHFFASVGAD; this comes from the coding sequence GTGACCCTCATCAATGTACGCAATCTCGGTGTGACGCTGAACGCGCCGCTGTTTTCCGAACTGAATTTTGTCGTCAATGCCGGCGACCGGATCGGCCTCGTTGCCGCCAACGGCCGCGGCAAATCCACGCTGCTGCGCTGCATCGCAGGCAGCATGGAGCCCAATGAAGGCGACATCACCCGTTCGCGTGGCCTGACCGTCGGCCATGTCGAGCAGGATGCGCCGCCGAGGCTGCTCGATACCCCGTTCCATGCCGCCGTGCTCGAGGCAGTACCCGGCGAGCAGCGCGCCGGCGAGGGCTGGCGGGTTGACGTCGCCTTGCAATCGCTCGATGTGCCGGAGGAGTTGTGGGCACGATCGCTCAAGCAATTGAGCGGCGGTTGGCTGCGGCTTGCGCTGCTCGCCCGCGTGCTGGTGACCGAGCCCGACGTGCTGCTGCTCGACGAGCCGACCAACCACCTCGACCTCGCCAAGATCAGCCGGCTTGAGGCCTGGCTGAATACGCTGCCGCGCGAGATGCCGGTGGTGATCGCAAGCCACGACCGTGCCTTCCTTGATGCGACCACCAACCGGACGCTGTTCCTGCGCCCGGAACGGTCGCAGCTGTTCTTGTTGCCCTACACCGCGGCGCGCGCGGCGCTCGACGAATTCGATGCCTCGGACGAGCGGCGCTTTCAGCGCGACATGAAGGCCGTCCGGCAGCTCCGGCAGCAGGCCGCCAAGCTCAACAACCTCGGCATCAACTCCGGCAGCGACCTTCTGCTGTCGAAGACCAAGCAGTTGAAGCAGCGCGCCGAGAAGCTCGAAGAGACGGCGAAGCCGGCCCATGTGGAACGCTCGGCAGGAACGATCCGGCTCGCCAACCGCGACACCCATGCCAAGGTTCTGATCAGGCTGAACAACGCCGCGATCGCGACCCCCGACGGCAGGCCGTTGTTCAGGACCGGCCAGCAGTTCATCTGCAAGGGCGACCGGATCGCGCTGCTCGGACCGAACGGCGCGGGCAAGACCCGGTTCGTCGCGGCGCTGCGGCTCGCGATCGAGGACGCGGAGGCCGCACCCGCCGAGATCAGGGCCACCGAGTCGCTGGTGCTTGGTTATTGCGATCAGGCGCTGGCCGATCTCGCGGATAGCGACACGCCGATGCGTATGCTGACGCGGCGCTTCGAGGTCGGCGACCAGCGAGCGCGCGGCCTGCTCGCCGGCGCCGGGCTCTCGATCGAGATGCAGGGCCGTCCGATCGGGCGGTTGTCGGGCGGGCAGAAGGCCCGTCTCGGCATGCTGATGCTGCGGCTCACCCAGCCGAACTTCTATCTGCTCGACGAGCCGACCAACCACCTCGACATCGAGGGCCAGGAGGCGCTGGAGGAGGAACTGATGGAGCAGCAGGCCAGCTGCCTCCTGGTGTCGCACGACCGCCAGCTCGTACGCACGGTGGCCAACCGGTTCTGGGTGATCGAAGGCAAGAAGCTGATCGAGGCCGACGGCCCCGAACACTTCTTTGCCTCGGTCGGTGCGGACTAG